The following are from one region of the Gloeomargarita lithophora Alchichica-D10 genome:
- a CDS encoding slipin family protein codes for MPWGMGFGVTVVAIWLLAGLKIDREYQRGVIFRLGRLTGIRGPGLYWTLPVIEQKVQVDIRTKTVDIQPQETVTADSVTIRVNAVLYYRIVDASKAINRVENYQQAVYLAAQTTLRNVVGQNILDDVLKNRDKVNLRIQEIVDEMTEPWGIDIERVEMRDVEIPLAMQRAMAKEAEAVREKRARLIKAAAEQDASVQLAAAAKEISQNPAALELRRLQMLTEIGAENNTTTIIMVPADFVNLAQRWAEFPHASPAQHQQKFTNEMG; via the coding sequence ATGCCTTGGGGAATGGGTTTTGGGGTGACCGTGGTGGCCATCTGGCTACTTGCGGGGCTAAAAATTGACCGGGAATACCAACGGGGGGTGATTTTTCGCCTAGGACGCTTGACAGGGATTCGTGGGCCAGGGTTGTACTGGACTCTGCCGGTTATTGAACAAAAAGTCCAGGTGGATATTCGCACCAAAACCGTGGATATTCAACCCCAGGAAACCGTCACCGCTGATAGTGTGACCATCCGGGTAAATGCGGTTTTGTACTATCGAATTGTGGATGCTTCTAAGGCGATTAATCGGGTAGAAAATTACCAGCAAGCGGTGTATTTAGCTGCCCAAACTACCCTGAGAAATGTGGTTGGTCAAAATATTTTAGATGATGTGTTGAAAAATCGGGATAAGGTGAATTTGCGTATCCAGGAAATTGTGGATGAAATGACCGAACCCTGGGGTATTGATATTGAGCGGGTGGAGATGCGAGATGTGGAAATCCCCCTGGCGATGCAGCGGGCGATGGCCAAAGAAGCGGAAGCGGTGCGGGAAAAACGGGCCCGATTAATCAAAGCCGCTGCCGAGCAGGATGCTTCGGTGCAATTGGCTGCCGCCGCCAAGGAAATTAGCCAAAATCCCGCCGCTTTGGAATTACGCCGCCTGCAAATGCTGACGGAAATTGGTGCCGAAAATAATACCACCACGATTATTATGGTGCCTGCGGATTTTGTGAATTTAGCCCAACGCTGGGCGGAATTTCCCCACGCTTCACCGGCGCAACATCAGCAGAAATTTACCAACGAAATGGGTTAG
- the xth gene encoding exodeoxyribonuclease III, with the protein MQIATWNVNSIRMRLGHIQQWLEKNPVDVLCLQETKVMDEQFPQDAFPGYTCAIAGQKSYNGVAILSKIKPTAISVGFAPILGAEVIGDLDVQKRLIHIQIQSIEIINVYVPNGQSIGSEKYEYKLCWLRALYQYLSHFTSLKLPVCVCGDWNIAPTDLDIYNPENKQDHIMASPPERQAFEDFLSLNFQDSLRRFSQESEQFTWWDYRAGSFRRNHGWRIDHILISSWLHSRAKNCWIDREPRGWEQPSDHTPVILELDIENIAILLN; encoded by the coding sequence ATGCAAATTGCTACCTGGAATGTGAATTCAATTCGGATGCGCTTGGGGCATATTCAACAGTGGTTAGAAAAAAATCCTGTTGATGTTTTATGTTTGCAAGAAACCAAGGTTATGGATGAGCAATTTCCCCAGGATGCTTTTCCCGGTTATACCTGTGCGATTGCGGGGCAAAAATCCTACAATGGGGTAGCCATTCTTAGCAAAATTAAACCCACCGCTATTTCCGTGGGATTTGCTCCTATTTTAGGCGCAGAAGTGATAGGGGATTTGGATGTACAAAAACGCTTAATTCATATACAAATTCAAAGCATAGAAATTATCAACGTCTATGTTCCCAATGGTCAAAGTATAGGTAGTGAAAAATATGAATATAAATTATGTTGGTTGCGGGCATTATATCAGTATTTAAGTCATTTTACTTCCCTAAAGCTGCCGGTCTGTGTGTGTGGCGATTGGAATATTGCGCCCACGGATTTAGATATTTATAATCCAGAAAATAAGCAGGATCATATTATGGCTTCTCCCCCGGAGCGGCAAGCATTTGAGGATTTTTTAAGCCTAAATTTTCAGGATAGTTTGCGCCGGTTTTCCCAGGAGTCAGAGCAATTTACCTGGTGGGACTACCGAGCCGGTTCTTTTCGGCGTAATCATGGCTGGCGAATTGACCATATTTTGATTAGTTCATGGTTGCATTCTCGGGCAAAAAATTGCTGGATTGACCGGGAACCCCGCGGTTGGGAGCAACCCAGTGACCATACCCCGGTGATTTTAGAACTCGATATTGAGAATATAGCAATCCTACTCAATTAG